The Sporosarcina luteola genome contains a region encoding:
- a CDS encoding type I restriction endonuclease subunit R, with protein MIAPHNEDSRVKIPALVHFTRLGYEYVSLKNYRGRIDGDTNIFVDVFRDAINRINKTNLSVADIHKIIEEMKIILSGDDLGKAFYNMLLSGYNGLKLIDFSTVNGIGNIYQVVTELTYKNGSDEFRPDIIVLINGLPLSFIEVKKPNNKDGIQAEYTRINKRFKNRKFKRFVNITQLMVFSNNSEYDDNEAVPLEGAFYATSNYKKLFFSHFREEDTAIFNKVKPIDSKNESFILKDTNLVSIKNMQEYATNLSIVSPTNRIITSIFSHDRIMMILKYAIAYVEKTDDDGITTLEKHIMRYPQIFATKAIEQKLNSGIKHGIIWHTQGSGKTALAYYNVRYLKDYYQRQNIIAKFYFVVDRLDLLTQAADEFRARGLFVDEINSKEDFISNISTTGTKNNTGLDTITVLNIQKFSKESVAKTSDYNVNVQRIYFLDEAHRSYKPTGSFLSNLLASDRDAVMIALTGTPLIGTIYDDETGMPIKGKGYDSKDVFGAYIHKYYYNRSIADRYTLRLIREGIATTYRKRMESALDEIETLKGSISKKELYAHPKYVKELVQYIATDFAKSTILYNDSTIGGMIVCDSSEQARAVFEEMKKSTFSSALILHDEDDKDTRKQYRNDFKKGKIDFIIVFNMLLTGFDAPRLKKLYLGRVIKDHSLLQALTRVNRPYRNFRFGFVVDFADIRAEFDKTNKAYFDELQAELGDEFKQYENIFKTQEEIQKDLQLIAEKLFLFNTSNAEVFSQQISALDNKATLIELRHAMELYKELYNIAKLFDYEELSEEFELENINTLYNEVVNRINLISLKQNLQNVEDMSSILNMALEEIDFQFKKISEDELVIADKFRDSLERTRREMQRNLDPKDPEYVTLLEELQRLLSKKHIEELNAEEMMENIAELDRIRKVTEKRNLADHMLTAKYENDPKFMRTHKRLKETPSPLGSDIVLYKVLLSLKHQIDGRILANERLLDNEPYFLQDMFPLITQELNVNGIPVTISQIKYVGTCISNEYFGEGNWVS; from the coding sequence ATGATCGCTCCACATAATGAAGATTCTCGTGTAAAGATACCAGCTTTAGTTCACTTTACACGATTAGGATATGAGTATGTTTCGCTCAAGAATTATAGAGGTAGGATTGACGGAGATACCAATATTTTTGTTGATGTATTTCGAGATGCCATAAACAGGATTAATAAGACAAATCTTTCTGTGGCAGACATCCATAAAATTATTGAGGAAATGAAAATTATTCTTTCTGGAGATGATCTTGGAAAAGCATTTTATAACATGCTTCTTTCTGGTTATAATGGCTTAAAACTAATTGATTTTTCTACTGTGAACGGAATTGGAAATATATATCAAGTTGTTACAGAATTGACCTATAAGAATGGAAGTGATGAGTTTCGACCAGACATAATAGTTTTAATTAATGGCTTACCGCTTTCTTTTATTGAGGTTAAGAAACCTAATAACAAGGATGGTATTCAAGCCGAGTATACACGAATAAATAAAAGATTTAAAAATAGGAAATTCAAGAGATTCGTTAATATTACGCAACTTATGGTGTTTTCAAATAACAGTGAGTATGACGATAATGAGGCTGTTCCTTTAGAAGGCGCTTTCTATGCTACAAGTAATTATAAGAAGTTATTTTTTAGTCATTTTAGAGAAGAAGATACTGCAATCTTTAACAAAGTAAAACCCATTGACTCGAAGAATGAAAGTTTTATACTAAAGGACACGAATCTCGTATCTATCAAAAATATGCAGGAATATGCGACTAATCTTTCCATTGTTTCTCCAACCAATAGAATTATAACTTCAATATTTTCACATGACCGCATTATGATGATATTAAAGTATGCTATAGCTTATGTTGAGAAAACAGATGATGATGGAATAACAACGCTTGAAAAACACATAATGAGATATCCTCAGATATTTGCAACAAAGGCAATTGAACAAAAATTGAACTCTGGTATAAAACACGGTATTATTTGGCATACCCAAGGTAGTGGTAAAACTGCATTAGCATACTATAATGTTCGCTATCTAAAAGATTATTATCAGCGCCAAAACATTATAGCTAAGTTCTATTTTGTGGTTGACAGACTTGACTTACTCACACAGGCAGCAGATGAATTCCGTGCTCGTGGACTATTTGTAGACGAAATAAATTCGAAAGAGGATTTTATTTCAAATATCAGTACAACAGGCACGAAGAATAATACTGGTCTTGATACTATCACGGTACTAAATATACAGAAATTTTCAAAGGAATCAGTTGCAAAAACATCAGATTATAATGTTAATGTACAAAGAATATACTTCCTTGATGAAGCACACCGAAGTTATAAGCCTACTGGGTCATTCTTATCTAATCTTCTTGCTTCAGATCGTGATGCCGTTATGATTGCCCTTACAGGTACACCCTTAATAGGGACAATATATGACGATGAAACGGGCATGCCAATTAAAGGAAAAGGCTATGATTCAAAAGATGTCTTTGGTGCGTACATTCATAAATATTATTATAATCGTTCAATTGCAGACCGCTATACTTTAAGACTCATCCGTGAGGGTATAGCTACGACCTACAGAAAGAGGATGGAGTCAGCCTTAGATGAAATAGAAACATTGAAGGGGTCTATTTCAAAGAAGGAATTATATGCACATCCCAAATATGTAAAGGAACTTGTGCAGTATATTGCAACAGACTTTGCCAAGAGTACAATCTTATATAATGATTCCACAATTGGCGGTATGATTGTTTGTGACTCATCAGAACAGGCAAGAGCAGTGTTTGAAGAAATGAAGAAATCTACTTTCTCATCAGCACTTATTCTTCATGATGAGGATGATAAAGATACACGTAAGCAGTATCGAAATGACTTTAAAAAAGGAAAAATCGATTTTATTATTGTTTTCAATATGTTGTTAACAGGCTTTGATGCACCCCGTTTGAAAAAATTGTACCTTGGACGTGTTATCAAAGATCATTCCTTGTTGCAGGCGTTAACCCGTGTTAATCGTCCATACCGGAATTTTCGATTTGGATTTGTTGTGGATTTTGCAGACATACGTGCTGAATTTGATAAGACCAACAAAGCTTATTTTGATGAATTACAAGCAGAACTTGGTGATGAATTCAAGCAATATGAAAATATTTTTAAAACTCAAGAAGAGATTCAGAAAGATTTACAGCTGATTGCAGAAAAATTATTTCTATTTAATACATCTAATGCAGAAGTATTTTCACAACAGATATCCGCTCTAGATAATAAGGCGACATTGATAGAACTCCGACATGCAATGGAATTATACAAGGAGTTGTATAATATAGCCAAATTATTCGATTACGAGGAGCTTTCTGAAGAATTCGAATTAGAAAATATTAATACCCTATATAATGAAGTAGTAAACCGTATTAATTTAATCAGCCTAAAGCAGAATCTTCAAAATGTTGAGGACATGAGTTCTATACTGAATATGGCCTTAGAAGAGATTGACTTCCAGTTTAAAAAGATTTCAGAAGATGAACTTGTAATTGCAGATAAATTCAGAGATAGCCTTGAACGAACTCGCCGGGAAATGCAGCGTAATCTCGACCCTAAAGATCCAGAGTATGTTACATTGCTGGAGGAACTTCAGAGGCTATTAAGTAAAAAGCATATAGAAGAACTTAATGCCGAAGAAATGATGGAAAATATAGCCGAACTAGACCGTATTCGAAAAGTAACAGAAAAGAGGAATCTTGCGGATCATATGCTTACTGCAAAATATGAAAATGATCCTAAATTTATGAGAACGCATAAACGGCTAAAAGAAACACCGTCACCTCTAGGATCTGATATTGTCTTGTACAAAGTATTATTGTCACTTAAACATCAAATAGATGGTCGTATCCTTGCCAATGAGAGGTTGCTAGATAATGAGCCTTATTTCTTGCAAGATATGTTTCCATTAATAACGCAGGAATTAAATGTAAATGGAATACCAGTTACAATCTCACAGATTAAGTATGTAGGCACTTGTATTTCAAATGAATATTTCGGTGAAGGGAATTGGGTCAGCTAA
- the radC gene encoding RadC family protein, producing MTTIKYITSAREAVSTYNAVGSESVIELQDILAVLIGPSAKPEFTGRLAARGVRELVDMTVTELKEEGMTHNEALRVHSGMLIARKMRSAGKADTRYVIRSPEDAAAYMMAEMTNLTQEHFVVIFLNVKNEVLHKKTIFIGSLNSSIVHPREIYKEAVKQSAASIICFHNHPSGRADPSPEDIEVTKRLAEAGSVMGVELIDHLIIGDHSFISLKEKSYF from the coding sequence ATGACAACGATAAAATATATTACATCTGCTCGCGAAGCAGTATCAACTTACAATGCAGTCGGTTCTGAAAGTGTTATTGAATTACAGGATATTCTGGCTGTCTTAATTGGTCCATCTGCGAAACCGGAATTTACTGGACGACTGGCTGCACGAGGTGTTAGAGAGTTGGTTGATATGACAGTAACAGAATTAAAAGAGGAAGGTATGACACACAATGAAGCTCTTAGAGTTCATTCAGGGATGCTGATTGCACGAAAGATGCGTTCAGCAGGAAAAGCAGACACACGATACGTTATCCGTTCACCAGAAGATGCAGCGGCCTATATGATGGCTGAGATGACGAATCTGACACAAGAACATTTCGTAGTCATCTTTTTGAATGTAAAGAATGAAGTGCTTCATAAGAAAACCATTTTTATTGGTTCACTAAATTCATCGATAGTTCACCCTAGAGAGATTTACAAGGAAGCTGTTAAGCAGAGTGCAGCTTCAATAATTTGTTTCCATAATCATCCTAGTGGAAGGGCTGATCCTTCGCCTGAAGATATTGAAGTTACGAAGAGATTGGCTGAGGCTGGAAGTGTAATGGGGGTGGAGTTAATTGATCACCTCATCATCGGAGATCATAGCTTTATAAGTTTGAAGGAAAAAAGTTACTTCTAA